A window from Pichia kudriavzevii chromosome 5, complete sequence encodes these proteins:
- a CDS encoding uncharacterized protein (PKUD0E05650; Pfam Domains: FMN_dh(2.2e-95)|Glu_synthase(5.9e-11)): MQQFFRRRSSFQSISRSLRRYHAGARLRIPWYRTGCAVSLLTGAVMVSLMLNGTIENDSKGRRKIIVIEDDDEDDDEEVQETDEERDERLERERLERVRNKPPLSQIFNISDFEYVAKQILPTGTWGYYSTGSDDEFSIRENHYAFGRIFFRPRCLVDVSDASTETNEIFGVKASAPFYSTAFAGSPMAHPDAEYNILRACGRENIPYLIPFQLSFPLNEFMESASPGHQNFHQVHFYTRKQVEEGPEYLGKIEKEYPDIKAFFINVDLPCLGNREKDCKIRAALDPSVDDEISVFASLDTRYEPLTWKDIDRLNKSTQIPIVLKGVLSKEDVLAAAKLGLGGCLISNHGGRQLDFAMPPIEILAQSRKLLRENGIQDKDFKLFIDGGIRRGSDIIKAICLGADAVGLGRPFLYAMATYGQPGIERAISILKEEMLRDMKLLGARRLSDLNEELVDIESLKFKGISSSDYLYNSNYTQMPPPPFRKRF; the protein is encoded by the coding sequence ATGCAGCAATTCTTCCGCAGAAGATCGAGTTTCCAGTCTATCTCTAGGAGTCTCAGAAGGTACCATGCAGGTGCAAGGCTGCGTATACCATGGTACAGAACCGGATGTGCGGTTTCTTTGCTTACAGGGGCAGTTATGGTGTCTCTAATGTTGAATGGGACCATTGAAAACGATTCCAAGGGCAGGAGGAAAATTATAGTTATTGAAGACGACGACGAAGACGATGACGAGGAGGTACAAGAGACCGATGAGGAGAGGGACGAACGATTGGAGAGGGAGAGACTAGAAAGAGTGAGAAACAAGCCTCCGCTTTCACAGATATTCAACATATCCgattttgaatatgttgCCAAGCAGATTCTTCCGACTGGAACTTGGGGGTATTATTCAACTGGTTCAGACGatgaattttcaataaGGGAAAACCACTATGCATTTGGAcgaatttttttcaggCCAAGATGTTTGGTTGATGTATCTGATGCTTCAACCGAAACCAATGAGATATTTGGCGTCAAGGCCAGTGCACCCTTTTATTCTACTGCCTTTGCCGGGTCTCCGATGGCGCATCCAGATGCAGAGTATAACATTTTGAGGGCATGCGGTAGGGAAAACATTCCGTATTTGATTCCATTCCAGTTGTCTTTCCCTTTGAATGAGTTTATGGAGAGTGCCTCGCCGGGACATCAGAACTTCCATCAGGTTCATTTCTATACTAGGAAACAGGTTGAGGAGGGCCCGGAATATTTGGGTaagattgaaaaggagTATCCAGACATCAAGgcatttttcattaatgTAGACTTACCCTGCCTCGGTAACAGGGAAAAGGATTGCAAAATAAGAGCAGCATTGGATCCTTCCGTTGACGACGAGATCTCTGTGTTTGCATCGTTGGATACCCGTTACGAACCTCTGACATGGAAGGACATTGATAGACTAAATAAATCAACACAAATACCAATCGTTTTGAAAGGAGTATTGAGCAAGGAAGATGTCCTGGCAGCGGCGAAGTTAGGATTAGGTGGTTGCCTGATTTCCAACCACGGTGGCCGTCAATTAGATTTTGCCATGCCACCCATTGAAATATTGGCCCAGTCCCGAAAGCTATTACGTGAAAATGGTATTCAGGACAAGGATTTCAAGCTGTTTATTGACGGTGGAATTCGGCGTGGCTCAGACATAATCAAGGCAATCTGTTTGGGTGCAGATGCCGTTGGTTTGGGTAGACCGTTTCTTTATGCCATGGCAACGTACGGGCAACCTGGTATTGAAAGAGCAATTTCTATTCTGAAGGAAGAAATGTTGAGGGATATGAAGCTGCTAGGAGCTAGGAGGTTGTCTGATTTAAACGAAGAGTTGGTCGATATCGAATCCTTGAAATTTAAAGGTATCTCCTCGTCTGATTATTTGTACAATTCAAACTATACTCAAATGCCCCCACCGCCTTTCAGGAAAAGATTCTAG
- a CDS encoding uncharacterized protein (PKUD0E05660; similar to Saccharomyces cerevisiae YML127W (RSC9); ancestral locus Anc_8.866) has product MMYENSMNISQDPQPNTQMIPVDPLPTAKQEARFIDNNKILKNEHQFTYQNIHGLGNQGIKQLERIKMSFESDLLDEIKYVLNLLIVLSNNSPSKINLKQDYSFLVDYLLKYLENPQIEIDVKIDCFLIIRNIIQDIENCQTLSLNEKLREIILSFLDIYEDSVNHLSFFENDQYKELIKYALDIIENISSYLSPIKSDDLIFNRLIRIFKLNNDKNTSITILRSISRYLYGSSATTNDASTLIDDDFLNKTLGFLILANNSNTIDDEVILTSLDFLIQYLSIKEDNLVKLVQGDVNRKLIIEKLLPFLMIYKQNYKTEFNTQNLNYLRLYQRVLKTGDFNTVIPTMGTDDEIFRDLNSLKEPQRATAWLRCCFKPNKYSNITQIELWRAYESQFEKKNLLPAVEFIKNVQFAFPQSKAKVIQLPNDGGRKFIIDGIEPRLQVVNLEKGKNDALVNYNDELTNNPSKYYKKDLKQAEQVEIERFNYGFNDYLKLNEINKSTCLLVKEFLKYPLGVQMLKPYKFEFIQNCIYVPDLLNYIYDDIISFL; this is encoded by the coding sequence ATGATGTATGAAAATAGCATGAACATTTCACAGGATCCTCAACCGAACACGCAGATGATTCCCGTTGACCCGTTACCCACAGCTAAACAGGAAGCGagatttattgataataataaaattcTTAAGAATGAGCATCAGTTCACATACCAAAATATCCATGGTCTAGGGAATCAGGGTATCAAACAGCTTGAACGGATTAAAATGTCCTTTGAGTCAGACCTGCTAGACGAAATCAAGtatgttttgaatttattgattgttTTGTCTAACAATAGCCCATCCAAGATTAACCTAAAGCAAGACTATTCTTTCCTTGTTGACTATTTACTCAAGTATCTAGAAAATCCGCAAATTGAGATCGATGTTAAAATTGATTGTTTTCTAATCATTAGAAACATTATTCAGGATATTGAGAACTGTCAAACTTTAAGCTTAAACGAAAAACTAAGAGAAAttattctttcatttttggaCATTTACGAAGACTCCGTCAACCACTTGAGTTTTTTCGAAAATGACCAATACAAAGAACTAATCAAGTATGCATTGGATATAATTGAGAATATATCTTCGTACTTGAGCCCTATTAAGTCCGACGATTTAATTTTCAATAGGTTGATCCGAATCTTCAAATTAAATAACGACAAAAACACCTCAATTACTATCCTGAGATCCATCAGTAGGTATCTCTATGGATCGTCTGCCACAACTAATGATGCAAGCACTcttattgatgatgattttctGAACAAGACGTTGGGTTTCTTAATTTTGGcaaacaacagcaacaccatagatgatgaagttatCCTAACTTCCCTAGATTTTTTAATCCAATACTTATCCattaaagaagataatCTAGTAAAACTTGTACAAGGAGACGTCAATAGAAAACTGATCATTGAAAAGCTCTTGCCGTTTCTGATGATTTACAAGCAAAATTATAAAACAGAATTCAATACCCAAAATTTGAACTACCTTAGGTTGTATCAAAGAGTTCTTAAAACCGGTGATTTCAATACAGTGATTCCAACAATGGGTACGGACGATGAGATTTTCAGAGATTTGAATAGTCTGAAAGAGCCACAAAGGGCCACTGCTTGGTTAAGATGTTGTTTCAAACCTAATAAATACAGCAACATAACACAAATAGAACTTTGGAGAGCCTATGAATCGCagtttgaaaagaaaaacttatTACCGGCTGTTGAGTTTATCAAAAACGTACAGTTTGCCTTCCCTCAAAGTAAAGCCAAAGTAATTCAATTACCTAACGATGGAGGAAGGAAGTTCATTATAGATGGGATTGAACCGAGATTACAGGTTGTAAACTTAGAAAAAGGGAAGAATGATGCGCTTGTTAATTACAATGATGAGCTCACAAATAATCCATCAAAGTATTATAAGAAAGACTTGAAGCAGGCAGAACAGGTGGAAATTGAAAGGTTCAATTACGGTTTCAATGACTATTTGAAACTAAACGAAATAAACAAGAGCACCTGCTTACTGGTGAAGGAGTTTCTGAAGTATCCCCTGGGTGTTCAAATGCTGAAGCCATACAAGTTTGaattcattcaaaattgtATCTATGTTCCAGACTTGCTCAATTACATATACGATGATATTATCAGTTTTCTCTAG
- a CDS encoding uncharacterized protein (PKUD0E05670; similar to Saccharomyces cerevisiae YML086C (ALO1); ancestral locus Anc_8.861) yields the protein MSFSLPASLVKIRVPKIHHTWANTYTCSPQYYFQPKTTEDIREIVINAQKLRKKIMVVGSGHSPSDLTIVGNPLNEWLVNLDKFNKFISEKPSSCGRYTDVTAEAGMRVYQLNEILEAKGLALQSLGSISEQSLAGIISTGTHGSSQYHGLVSSQVVNIKFINGMGEEVSCNEKENPDIFRAACLSLGKIGLITEVTFRAVPKFQLRSVQEVINIETLIEKFDSIWTSDEFIRIWWFPYTKKCILWRASKSTDPISEPRKSWYGTFLGRLFYESCLYVCVKFFPKLTPYVERFVFSRQYGNVETFNKNGDVAVQNSVDGLNMDCLFHQYVDEWACPLTNGPDIIRLLAKSIEEAKSVNEFYVHSPIEIRCSNTTLPSEAQDLSGRKLIDKGPIFGNILRPYLDTTPKLNYLPIEKVTNSQLTMYINATIYRPFDYPTDYQRWFHVFEEIMEAAGGKPHWAKNYDNSIVTKEKMLEWYGDDLLKWREIRKRMDPSGVFLSGPEWLKRNGVVEDEYLVEDSTTSSLSSSKTAQSIE from the coding sequence ATGTCTTTTTCACTGCCTGCATCTCTGGTGAAAATCAGAGTCCCCAAGATCCACCACACTTGGGCAAACACGTACACCTGTTCTCCACAGTACTATTTCCAACCTAAAACAACTGAAGACATCCGTGAAATTGTTATAAATGCACAAAAACtcagaaagaaaataatggTTGTTGGTTCTGGCCATTCGCCATCCGATTTAACCATTGTGGGCAATCCACTAAACGAATGGTTAGTTAACCtagataaattcaacaagttCATCAGTGAGAAACCGTCATCTTGTGGCAGGTATACCGATGTTACAGCTGAAGCAGGTATGAGGGTTTATCAGTTGAACGAGATCTTAGAAGCCAAGGGACTTGCCCTACAATCTTTAGGGTCTATTTCGGAACAGTCTCTAGCAGGCATCATTTCCACAGGTACTCACGGCTCCTCTCAGTATCATGGTCTAGTTTCTTCTCAAGTCGTTAATATTAAGTTTATAAATGGTATGGGGGAAGAGGTTTCATGcaatgaaaaggaaaatccAGATATTTTTAGAGCTGCTTGTTTATCCTTGGGTAAAATTGGTTTAATAACTGAAGTCACTTTTAGAGCAGTTCCAAAGTTCCAACTAAGATCGGTCCAGGAAGTTATTAATATCGAGACcttgattgaaaagtttgattCAATTTGGACGTCTGATGAATTCATCAGAATTTGGTGGTTCCCATATACGAAAAAATGTATTCTTTGGAGAGCATCTAAGAGTACCGACCCAATCTCCGAGCCTAGAAAATCATGGTACGGTACTTTCCTTGGTAGACTGTTTTATGAAAGCTGTCTCTATGTCTGTGTTAAGTTTTTCCCTAAATTGACTCCATATGTTGAACGATTTGTGTTTTCCAGACAATACGGTAACgttgaaactttcaatAAAAATGGTGATGTTGCAGTTCAAAATTCTGTTGATGGACTGAACATGGATTGTttgtttcatcaatatGTTGACGAATGGGCTTGCCCACTAACCAATGGTCCTGACATTATCAGATTACTAGCCAAATCCATCGAGGAAGCTAAAAGTGTCAACGAATTCTACGTTCATTCCCCTATCGAAATTCGTTGTTCCAATACTACTTTGCCATCAGAGGCTCAAGACTTATCCGGCAGGAAATTGATCGATAAAGGTCCAATTTTCGGTAATATTTTAAGACCATACTTGGATACGACGCCAAAATTGAACTATTtaccaattgaaaaagttacGAATTCCCAACTGACAATGTACATCAATGCTACCATCTACAGACCTTTTGATTACCCAACTGACTACCAACGTTGGTTTCACGTTTTCGAAGAAATAATGGAGGCGGCAGGTGGAAAACCGCATTGGGCAAAGAATTATGATAATTCCATTGTAACGAAGGAGAAAATGTTGGAATGGTATGGAGATGACCTCTTAAAATGGAGGGAAATTAGAAAGAGGATGGATCCAAGTGGTGTATTTCTCTCTGGCCCCGAATGGTTGAAGAGAAACggtgttgttgaagacGAGTatcttgttgaagattcCACAACCTCTTCACTTTCATCTTCTAAAACTGCCCAGTCCATCGAATAG
- a CDS encoding uncharacterized protein (PKUD0E05680), with product MSNAFSALDRLKNRTNSSSEDVKSSNRKLPRSTSANSVFASIPMPRASSSEKSQESNKPLESRVKPSKLSSVLRAQSKFSGQTSVVSSKSTKSLTRSAISKLPLTNRTLTGRSNRLQRTLPWATTSLIDVRSKVKLKEHHIEDKTKYKPKYASAEQLSIVSKKEDPKEYSYLQSIDSNYTEVDLSDEQKHVLDLILNKRKNVFFTGSAGTGKSLLLRVIIGKLKTRYGISNIGICAPTGLAAANIGGKTIQRLFSIGLGKDPADVLLNRIKKNMEKYMVWRRMVVLIVDEVSMLEADLLDKLNYLAKKIKRNDQPFGGIQVIMSGDFLQLPPVTRDPTYVNYCFKSKSWNEIITEKIVLSQVFRQQGDTELVDILNALRIGRVDYHIESKLRKLSRPLTYDDGIQATELFPTRNEVERANLQQLEQLQGPELTFPCKDISTYGAPIDERVMRNFDNLMCSQTLKLKPGAQVMLIKNGLHEDLVNGELGIVEGFVTKPIYQNFIARFGSESIEARSKLLRKISMILLNKKHITNEPENDDLSLVDPLTAEVITQIIRSFDPSDNLFPVVTFQKMNGSKLNFFVEPTDFFYEATPGKDAEFIRQQLPIILSWAMSIHKSQGQTLQRVKVDLRKVFEKGQLYVAISRCVSSNGLQVLNFDRRKVFVDEEVISFYRSLSQ from the coding sequence atGTCCAATGCCTTTTCTGCATTAGATAGGCTGAAAAATAGAACGAATTCGTCATCCGAGGATGTAAAGTCAAGCAATCGGAAATTACCAAGATCCACTTCTGCAAATAGTGTATTTGCAAGCATTCCGATGCCTAGAGCCAGTTCAAGCGAGAAAAGCCAGGAAAGCAACAAACCCTTGGAGTCGAGAGTGAAGCCTTCAAAACTGAGTTCTGTTTTACGTGCTCAATCCAAGTTTTCTGGCCAAACTTCGGTCGTTTCTTctaaatcaacaaaatcgCTAACCAGATCTGCGATCAGCAAACTCCCGCTAACAAACAGAACACTCACAGGAAGGAGCAATCGACTACAGAGAACATTACCATGGGCAACCACGTCGCTAATAGATGTGAGGTCAAAAGTCAAGCTGAAAGAACATCATATCGAGGACAAAACAAAGTATAAACCAAAGTATGCGTCAGCCGAGCAATTATCAATAGTCAGCAAAAAGGAGGATCCTAAAGAATATTCTTATCTACAAAGCATTGACTCGAATTACACTGAGGTTGATTTAAGTGATGAGCAAAAACATGTTCTtgatttgatattgaacaagaggaaaaatGTGTTTTTTACAGGTTCTGCAGGAACTGGTAAGTCTCTTCTTTTAAGAGTTATTATAGGCAAGTTGAAAACCAGATATGGCATATCAAATATAGGTATATGTGCACCCACGGGATTGGCAGCAGCTAATATTGGTGGTAAAACAATTCAAAGACTTTTCAGTATTGGATTGGGTAAGGATCCAGCTGATGTATTGCTGAATAGgatcaagaaaaacatgGAAAAGTATATGGTTTGGAGGAGAATGGTTGTTTTGATTGTCGATGAAGTCAGTATGCTTGAGGCTGACTTGTTGGATAAACTGAATTATCTTGCGAAAAAGATTAAAAGAAACGACCAGCCGTTTGGCGGTATCCAAGTGATTATGTCTGGGGACTTCTTGCAGTTACCGCCTGTTACGAGGGATCCTACCTATGTGAATTACTGTTTCAAATCTAAATCTTGGAATGAAATTATAACGGAAAAGATTGTCTTATCCCAGGTTTTCAGACAGCAGGGGGACACGGAATTAGTGGACATCCTAAATGCGCTAAGAATAGGAAGAGTGGACTATCACATCGAGAGTAAACTAAGGAAACTATCTAGACCTCTGACATATGATGATGGTATTCAAGCAACCGAATTGTTCCCCACGAGAAACGAAGTGGAACGTGCCAACCTTCAGCAACTTGAACAGTTACAGGGCCCGGAACTTACTTTCCCCTGTAAAGATATCTCTACCTATGGTGCCCCTATCGACGAAAGAGTGATGAGGAATTTTGACAACTTGATGTGTTCGCAAACCTTGAAACTAAAGCCAGGAGCACAAGTGATGTTGATAAAGAATGGCCTCCACGAGGATTTGGTGAATGGTGAGTTGGGAATAGTAGAAGGCTTTGTTACAAAGCCAATCTATCAAAATTTCATTGCAAGATTCGGCAGTGAGTCTATCGAAGCTAGGTCCAAACTTTTGAGGAAGATCAGTATGATATTATTGAATAAAAAACATATCACTAACGAAccagaaaatgatgatttgtCCTTAGTTGATCCACTGACGGCAGAAGTAATCACCCAAATTATTAGGAGTTTTGATCCTTCGGATAACCTTTTCCCAGTTGTTACGTTTCAGAAAATGAATGGTTCAAAACTGAACTTTTTTGTTGAGCCAACAGACTTTTTCTACGAAGCTACACCTGGTAAGGATGCTGAATTTATTCGACAGCAGCTTCCAATTATTCTATCATGGGCAATGTCCATTCATAAATCGCAAGGTCAAACCCTGCAGAGAGTCAAGGTCGACCTTCGTAAGGTTTTTGAGAAAGGCCAGCTCTATGTTGCTATAAGTAGGTGTGTTTCCTCCAACGGTTTGCAGGTCTTGAACTTTGACCGCCGCAAGGTATTCGTAGATGAAGAAGTCATTTCCTTTTATAGATCTCTTTCCCAGTAG
- a CDS encoding uncharacterized protein (PKUD0E05690), with the protein MDLPLLEPPTNDRKLTDIYVTLMWILDLQLPTEGQDLRKSGSRSYLLRPGKMYTLGRDVASDFYVNIKKISRKQMQIVYNEKSNSVQLLNIGNGNWVDNNGTELTGRDPKARVIRSDTSFKLRSFDWKIEFFKVPDLKISSFISSNVKESLDLEVDRTLADKVISINGHPREVKTITPWLETIRSRRWETKGRLHEYLIPSPTTEVTTSSDSSQEDENSHGGLATNGILREEKTDMGRYAIKPSCLDSQVHVTKNKVGQTTAATRGRNSEDLIDIRPPRINSNFCLNRKVEKSKDKKSQFDLMLDEMEEIADLDTYISQNTQKNKRESLGRPSDEHTDVCEVSSVSERPIDKFNAELLNLDIDNQKHNLYIDQGDKKRRGEAIPNPDVPLKRLKSGLMKQETPISSNDKLTDIFKKTKRLKLNKLGEEEKLMHEASKHKAKVTPFKLKILDRANPRVYTNYNTSLVSEPSWQDRLNYSNFKKNIGSSSYNPIMDSTIKTIRFKCSNYKSNEYQVNLDQNDDMIPDLDVMFDGAVRNRDLANSKPNALTSSSNIPFANSHKRRREPALFVESDYEDTQENTQDLLNGFHKIDTTNARKNIAPVDILSTPRPAAKTQPNSLDDKDDTPVFKSRRRQQ; encoded by the coding sequence ATGGATTTACCCTTGCTTGAGCCACCTACAAATGACAGAAAGTTAACAGACATATATGTGACACTCATGTGGATTCTCGATTTACAGCTACCCACAGAAGGTCAAGATCTAAGGAAAAGTGGATCGAGGTCTTATCTTTTGAGACCAGGAAAAATGTATACCTTAGGGCGAGATGTTGCATCAGACTTTTACGTGaacatcaagaaaatatcaaggaaacaaatgcaaataGTTTACAAtgagaaatcaaatagTGTTCAGTTGTTAAACATCGGAAATGGCAACTGGGTTGATAATAATGGAACGGAACTTACAGGAAGGGATCCTAAAGCTAGAGTGATTCGGAGTGATACAAGTTTTAAGCTTCGTTCTTTTGATTGGAAAATagagtttttcaaagtgCCCGACCTGAAAATATCGTCATTTATTAGTAGTAATGTTAAGGAATCTTTAGATTTGGAAGTAGACAGAACTTTAGCAGACAAGGTGATTTCGATCAATGGCCATCCCAGGGAAGTGAAAACTATAACACCGTGGTTGGAAACAATTAGATCGAGGAGATGGGAAACTAAGGGTCGCCTACATGAGTACCTCATACCGTCTCCAACAACAGAGGTGACCACATCAAGTGATTCAAGtcaagaagatgaaaacaGTCATGGTGGCTTGGCTACCAATGGGATTCTACgagaagaaaaaactgATATGGGTAGGTATGCTATCAAACCCAGCTGTCTCGATTCACAAGTGCATGTTACTAAGAATAAAGTGGGGCAAACAACGGCAGCaacaagaggaagaaaCTCAGAAGATCTGATTGATATAAGGCCGCCGAGAATCAACTCTAACTTTTGTTTGAACCGTAAAGTAGAAAAATCCAAGGATAAAAAGAGCCAGTTTGATCTGATGcttgatgaaatggaagaGATAGCAGATTTGGACACGTACATTTCCCAAAATACACAAAAGAATAAACGAGAAAGTCTTGGTAGACCCAGTGATGAACATACTGATGTATGCGAGGTATCATCAGTGTCAGAGAGACCTATAGACAAATTCAATGCTGAATTGCTGAACTTGGATATTGATAATCAAAAACATAACTTGTATATAGACCAGGGTGACAAAAAACGTAGAGGAGAGGCAATACCAAACCCTGATGTACCGCTGAAACGGTTGAAGAGTGGATTAATGAAACAGGAAACACCAATATCGTCGAATGACAAACTAACAGATATCTTCAAGAAGACAAAACGATTAAAGCTCAACAAACTTGGTGAAGAGGAGAAATTGATGCACGAGGCCAGCAAGCATAAAGCGAAGGTTACCCCTTTTAAGCTGAAAATTTTGGATAGAGCAAACCCTAGAGTTTATACAAACTATAACACTTCCTTAGTCAGTGAACCATCCTGGCAAGATCGACTGAATTACTCTAACTTTAAAAAGAATATTGGCAGCTCCAGTTATAATCCAATTATGGACAGCACAATCAAAACAATCAGGTTCAAGTGCTCCAATTATAAATCTAACGAGTACCAGGTCAACTTGGatcaaaatgatgatatGATACCTGATTTAGATGTCATGTTTGATGGTGCAGTCAGAAATAGAGATTTGGCAAACAGTAAACCAAATGCACTTACAAGCTCATCTAACATACCTTTTGCTAACTCTCATAAGCGAAGGAGAGAACCTGCCTTATTCGTTGAAAGTGATTATGAGGATACACAAGAAAATACACAGGACCTGTTGAACGGATTCCACAAAATCGACACTACAAATGCCAGAAAAAACATCGCTCCAGTTGACATATTAAGCACACCTAGGCCAGCTGCTAAAACCCAGCCCAATAGTCTAGACGATAAAGATGATACACCCGTATTCAAATCTCGTAGAAGACAGCAATGA
- a CDS encoding uncharacterized protein (PKUD0E05700; similar to Saccharomyces cerevisiae YKL099C (UTP11); ancestral locus Anc_2.482): protein MGKLVHNVQKKQHRERSQISSRARFGLLEKKKDYKLRSANFHKNQAKLKLLKEKAKSYNEDEYYHAMKNKKTNEDGILIQEREFSQSLTNDQVLLMKGQDLNYLNMISSKESKKIEKGLNNSNLFAGNGKHTVFVDDKNKFDNFKSEEYFQTEKELLGRRENRLKLDQLIKNDIDLGQDAESLEDALAYKKRELDVLKQRIQREKKLGEVRSKLQLQKELMKSGSKKKINKNGNVVFKWKNQRKR from the coding sequence ATGGGAAAATTAGTACATAACGTCCAGAAAAAACAACACAGAGAAAGAAGTCAAATCTCGAGTAGGGCAAGATTTGGGCtcttggagaaaaaaaaagattacAAACTCAGAAGTGCCAATTTTCATAAAAATCAGGCTAAACTTAAACTACTGAAAGAAAAGGCAAAGTCATACAATGAAGACGAGTATTATCATGcaatgaaaaacaagaaaaccAACGAAGACGGGATTTTGATTCAGGAACGTGAATTTTCACAGAGTTTAACAAATGATCAGGTCCTGTTGATGAAAGGCCAAGATTTGAACTATCTTAATATGATATCTTCCAAGGAGAGtaaaaagattgaaaaggGACTGAATAATTCGAACCTATTTGCTGGAAATGGTAAGCACAcagtttttgttgatgataaaaACAAGTTCGATAATTTTAAATCCGAAGAATACTTtcaaacagaaaaagaatTGTTGGGGAGACGAGAGAATCGTTTGAAGCTCGATCAACTAATTAAAAACGACATTGACTTAGGGCAGGATGCAGAAAGCTTAGAAGATGCTTTGGCATACAAGAAGAGAGAATTGGATGTTCTTAAACAAAGAATCCAAAGGGAGAAGAAACTCGGTGAAGTTAGAAGCAAACTTCAGTTACAGAAAGAATTGATGAAGTCAGGCTCTAAGAAAAAGATTAACAAGAACGGAAACGTAGTCTTCAAATGGAAGAACCAAAGGAAGCGTTAA
- a CDS encoding uncharacterized protein (PKUD0E05710; similar to Saccharomyces cerevisiae YKL098W (MTC2); ancestral locus Anc_2.483) produces MQDQLFDLHDTTLCCMVLKRPVLVVSKHIDASLSRLRNVLHTLDQTIDNGGTDEKRKSGIEVIKLFDIENQKSFANSIRKNKYPLIVVMREEDKLEHKLQIQFLLRYYHDIERGSRMSWPDKDLHVIKEKVNHISIHTEVQTYVYDLIVQLRYSRFIKGGIPTPFLFELIELVKFWAYVQDKTFVTPLMVKECFRKALPHRLTLLEAEEEPTLLYGSNPVLVNQLVHAIDVFDVLDIELSKVRPPI; encoded by the coding sequence ATGCAAGATCAACTATTTGACTTACACGATACTACTTTATGTTGTatggttttgaaaagaCCCGTTCTTGTTGTATCCAAGCATATTGACGCCTCCTTAAGTAGGCTACGAAATGTTTTGCATACTTTGGATCAAACAATTGATAATGGGGGGACAGATGAAAAGCGCAAAAGTGGGATTGAAGTAATCAAGctctttgatattgaaaaccaGAAAAGTTTTGCTAATTCTATCAGGAAAAATAAGTACCCCTTAATCGTAGTTAtgagagaagaagataaatTAGAACACAAGCTACAAATACAGTTTCTACTTCGGTATTATCATGATATTGAACGAGGATCAAGAATGAGTTGGCCTGACAAGGATTTACATGtgataaaggaaaaagtaAATCATATATCGATACATACAGAGGTACAAACTTACGTTTATGATTTGATAGTTCAGTTGAGGTATTCAAGATTTATTAAAGGGGGTATACCTACCCCCTTTTTGTTCGAGCTGATCGAACTAGTAAAGTTTTGGGCTTACGTTCAAGACAAAACATTTGTTACTCCATTGATGGTCAAAGAATGTTTCAGGAAGGCTCTACCGCATCGACTGACGTTACTCGAGGCCGAAGAGGAACCAACCCTGCTATACGGATCCAATCCGGTCTTGGTCAATCAGCTGGTCCACGCCATAGATGTTTTTGATGTTCTGGATATTGAACTGTCTAAAGTTCGACCACCGATATAA